In the Nothobranchius furzeri strain GRZ-AD chromosome 15, NfurGRZ-RIMD1, whole genome shotgun sequence genome, one interval contains:
- the LOC107390620 gene encoding taste receptor type 1 member 1-like — protein MVTMRAKLVLINLCLLGCFLHFLPADVTASEFEMDGDFVIGGLFDIHHVSGTPFRDGPETVTCASQPFILSSYRRFQLMRFSVEEINNSTNLLPNVTLGYNIFDHCSDTQNFPGILSLISVNGSLKPWINVSKTFSKMIAVVGTYTSTDTLTIAPLFMMNLIPMVSYGAASSVFSNKMSFPSFLRTVHPNKDVINVVFNILQKFSWHWVSFLYSNDAYGKDGMDLFVNKIKDSKICLAYTKGLTVDTDYPQVLRQLDEQNVNVIIVFAPEWTAEALVSAAIVQNITNKVWIAGDAWSLNKQLPKEKGIQNVGTVLGVAQPVMTIPGFIDFLRSFEAQSQNKNAKQEMFCNQNCGCNNISAEDIIQADPSFNFPVYSAVYAIAHALHNVLQCDDSSCNRNISVPPYVVLSALWKSNFGLLNQTVEFDENGDPQFGTYSVVFWNRSGDAEEVGSYNFNSQQFYINSTKIQWHGEGEVPLSFCSLECPSGYIKVQEGIQKCCFSCTICPNGTYVNATEDPYKCITCKETEWSAEGSTSCNQRLVEFVPFTDGGAIVMVFGVWTLVGLNLAMSVLFAVNYNTPVVKSAGGPMCFLILVCLSLCGVSVFFYFDKPTTAYCILRFLPFLLFFTVCLACFVVRSFQIVCIFKIAAKLPKLLSWWTKYNGQWLIIAVAFATQAVLLTIGFSIAPQRPLNDTVSNSEAIILGCDNILKSVTAPVILLSSLCILCFIFSYMGKDLPKNYNEAKAITFCLLLLILTWITLATASILYHGVYIYTFMALAVLSSLYSFLLWYFLPKCYIIIFQPEKNTQQHFQGLIQNYTKAAGQ, from the exons ATGGTAACCATGAGGGCGAAGCTGGTTCTCATTAATCTGTGTCTACTGGGGTGTTTTCTGCATTTCCTGCCTGCGGATGTCACGGCTTCAGAGTTTGAGATGGATGGTGATTTTGTGATTGGTGGACTTTTTGATATCCATCATGTTAGCGGAACGCCTTTTCGTGATGGACCAGAAACCGTCACCTGTGCAAG TCAACCCTTCATTCTGTCGAGCTATCGGAGGTTTCAGCTGATGAGATTCTCTGTAGAGGAAATCAATAATTCCACCAACCTGCTGCCAAACGTAACGCTGGGCTATAACATATTTGATCACTGCTCAGACACACAGAATTTTCCTGGTATTCTCAGCCTAATCTCTGTTAATGGTTCCCTAAAACCTTGGATAAATGTAAGCAAGACATTTTCTAAAATGATTGCAGTGGTTGGCACTTACACGAGCACAGATACTCTGACTATAGCCCCGCTCTTCATGATGAATCTCATTCCTATG GTCAGTTACGGGGCTGCTAGCTCTGTCTTCTCAAATAAAATGAGTTTTCCGTCCTTCTTGCGAACGGTCCACCCGAATAAAGATGTCATCAATGTGGTTTTTAACATTTTGCAAAAGTTCAGCTGGCATTGGGTTTCCTTCCTGTACAGCAATGATGCTTATGGAAAAGACGGCATGGACTTGTTTGTGAACAAGATCAAGGATTCGAAGATCTGCTTGGCTTACACCAAAGGTCTCACTGTAGACACGGATTACCCTCAAGTGCTCAGACAGCTTGATGAACAGAATGTTAATGTCATCATTGTTTTTGCGCCTGAATGGACTGCTGAAGCTCTTGTTAGCGCTGCCATAGTACAAAATATCACCAACAAGGTGTGGATCGCGGGAGATGCCTGGTCTTTAAACAAACAGCTTCCCAAGGAAAAGGGAATCCAGAATGTCGGAACCGTGCTTGGTGTTGCTCAGCCGGTAATGACGATACCAGGTTTCATCGATTTCCTTCGTTCATTCGAAGCCCAGTCCCAAAACAAAAATGCAAAGCAGGAGATGTTTTGTAATCAGAATTGCGGTTGCAACAACATAAGCGCCGAAGACATCATCCAAGCAGATCCCTCTTTCAATTTCCCTGTTTACTCGGCTGTGTACGCCATCGCCCACGCCTTACACAACGTCCTGCAATGTGACGACAGCAGCTGTAACAGAAATATATCTGTGCCCCCATATGTA GTTCTGTCAGCATTGTGGAAAAGCAACTTTGGACTTTTGAATCAGACTGTTGAGTTTGATGAGAACGGTGACCCGCAGTTTGGAACCTACTCGGTAGTTTTTTGGAACCGTAGCGGTGATGCCGAGGAGGTCGGATCGTATAATTTTAACTCGCAGCAGTTCTACATCAACAGCACTAAAATCCAGTGGCACGGAGAGGGAGAa GTGCCTTTGTCATTTTGCTCCCTAGAATGTCCCAGTGGATATATAAAAGTCCAAGAAGGAATCCAAAAATGCTGCTTTAGTTGTACAATTTGTCCAAATGGAACTTATGTCAATGCTACAG AGGATCCCTACAAGTGCATCACGTGTAAGGAGACCGAGTGGTCTGCAGAAGGAAGTACATCCTGCAACCAGCGGCTGGTGGAGTTCGTACCATTCACAGATGGCGGAGCCATAGTGATGGTGTTTGGCGTTTGGACCCTAGTGGGACTGAATCTCGCCATGTCTGTTCTCTTTGCTGTCAACTACAACACACCTGTCGTTAAATCCGCTGGAGGACCGATGTGCTTCCTGATTTTAGTTTGCCTCAGTCTGTGTGGTGTTAGTGTGTTCTTTTACTTTGATAAACCCACAACGGCTTATTGCATTTTACGATTCTTACCATTTCTGTTGTTCTTCACCGTGTGTCTGGCATGCTTTGTTGTGCGCTCTTTTCAGATTGTTTGCATCTTCAAAATAGCCGCCAAGCTTCCTAAACTTCTCAGCTGGTGGACGAAATATAACGGACAATGGCTGATCATCGCTGTGGCTTTTGCCACTCAGGCAGTTTTACTGACTATTGGCTTTTCTATTGCCCCCCAAAGACCACTCAATGACACGGTTTCAAATTCTGAAGCAATCATCCTTGGGTGTGACAACATTCTCAAAAGTGTAACCGCCCCTGTGATTCTACTTTCATCGCTCTGCATTCTTTGCTTTATTTTCTCCTACATGGGAAAAGACCTCCCTAAAAATTACAACGAAGCCAAAGCGATAACGTTCTGCCTCCTGCTGCTGATCCTCACGTGGATCACCCTTGCCACTGCGAGTATACTTTACCATGGAGTATACATCTACACATTTATGGCCCTGGCTGTTCTCTCCAGCCTGTACTCTTTCCTGTTGTGGTATTTCCTTCCAAAATGTTACATCATCATTTTTCAACCTGAGAAAAACACACAGCAGCACTTCCAAGGTCTCATTCAGAACTATACCAAAGCAGCTGGCCAGTAA
- the LOC107390632 gene encoding taste receptor type 1 member 1-like, with amino-acid sequence MKHFLAAICAVGFFLHPINKCTVSTSEFHLEGDYVLGGLFDVHSVNVPSHQNRPEAIQCSSKTFLLPNYRRFQLMRFAVEEINNSTILLPNVTLGYEVFDHCSDSLSFPGVFKLISVNGLIHPLSKPDKNVSRVIAVVGPFTSTQTLTIAPLFMMDLIPLVSYGSSGSIFSKKSEYPSFLRTVNPNNDTLDAIVNILQHFRWRWVAFLNSDNDFGVDGLQLFQKRIQHTEICLAYSEGLNENTDYSQMFKQIEEQNINIIVIFAPKLYAEAAIKAAIQLNVTNKVWIADDGWSLNKRLPKMKGIQNIGTVVGVTQPAIRIPGFNEFLYSSKNHAAFTKVAQQVFCNQDCNCSDLLVEDIIAADPSFSFPVHSAVYAIAHALHNTLQCGAGSCNNSITVHPYMVLEELKKSNFTLLNQSVQFDEHGDPKFRSFSIVFWNRSNDAEEVGFHQFEPTAHFYINDSKIQWFTNGEAPTAFCSLECSAGYAKKQSGIHKCCFSCEICPAETYINTTEDPFKCLSCKETEWSGEGSTSCNLRQVEFIPFFDSGAIVIMFFTWVLMGLTLSISVLFAINYDTPIVRSAGGPMCFLILACLGLCSVSVFFYFGKPTSASCIVRHFPFILFYTVCLACFVVRSFQIVCIFKIAAKYPKLQNWWSKYHGQWLLIAIAFVTQALLLIISLSLDLPRPYNETSWQQEQIVLGCYLNLQATSCSLILLLLLCCLCFVFSYMGKDLPKNYNEAKVITFCLLLLILTWILFSTVYLLYFGKYIQTINALAVLLSLYTFLLWYFLPKCYIIVFEPHKNTQQYFQGLIQNYTKTISQ; translated from the exons ATGAAACATTTTCTTGCTGCTATCTGTGCCGTGGGATTTTTCCTACATCCCATTAATAAATGCACCGTTTCAACCTCAGAGTTTCATCTAGAGGGAGATTATGTACTAGGTGGACTTTTTGATGTTCATTCTGTAAATGTACCTTCTCATCAGAACCGACCAGAGGCCATCCAGTGCTCCAG CAAAACGTTTCTTCTTCCCAATTACCGTAGGTTCCAGTTGATGAGATTCGCTGTAGAGGAAATTAATAACTCCACCATCCTGCTGCCAAATGTGACTCTTGGCTATGAGGTGTTTGATCACTGCTCAGACTCGTTGAGTTTTCCGGGAGTATTTAAACTCATCTCAGTCAACGGCCTGATCCATCCTTTGTCCAAACCAGACAAGAATGTCTCCAGAGTCATCGCAGTGGTCGGTCCCTTCACGAGCACCCAGACCTTGACCATAGCTCCACTTTTTATGATGGATCTCATTCCTTTG GTCAGTTATGGAAGTTCTGGCTCAATCTTTTCTAAAAAATCTGAATACCCGTCTTTCCTAAGAACAGTCAACCCCAATAACGACACTTTAGATGCGATCGTCAACATCCTTCAACACTTCCGATGGCGTTGGGTTGCTTTCCTCAACAGCGATAATGACTTTGGTGTTGATGGGCTGCAGCTTTTCCAGAAGAGGATTCAACACACAGAAATCTGTCTGGCATACAGCGAGGGCCTCAATGAAAACACTGATTATTCACAAATGTTTAAGCAGATCGAGGAACAGAACATCAACATCATTGTTATTTTCGCTCCGAAGTTGTACGCAGAAGCTGCCATCAAGGCAGCGATTCAGCTGAACGTCACCAACAAAGTGTGGATAGCAGACGATGGCTGGTCTTTGAACAAACGCCTCCCAAAGATGAAAGGAATCCAGAACATTGGGACTGTGGTTGGTGTAACTCAGCCAGCGATAAGGATCCCTGGCTTTAATGAGTTCCTCTACTCCAGTAAAAACCATGCAGCATTCACCAAAGTTGCACAGCAAGTGTTTTGTAACCAGGATTGCAACTGCAGTGATTTGCTCGTTGAGGATATTATTGCTGCAGATCCCTCGTTCTCCTTCCCCGTTCATTCTGCCGTGTACGCCATCGCTCACGCCTTACACAACACCTTACAGTGTGGAGCTGGTTCATGTAACAACAGCATCACAGTGCACCCATACATG GTTCTAGAAGAGCTAAAGAAGTCCAATTTTACCCTGTTAAACCAGAGCGTGCAGTTTGATGAGCACGGCGACCCTAAATTCAGATCCTTTTCTATTGTTTTTTGGAACAGAAGCAATGATGCAGAGGAAGTCGGCTTCCACCAGTTTGAACCAACTGCTCATTTTTACATCAACGATTCCAAAATTCAGTGGTTCACAAATGGAGAA GCTCCGACTGCATTCTGTTCCCTCGAATGTTCAGCAGGATATGCAAAAAAACAAAGTGGAATCCACAAATGTTGCTTCAGCTGTGAAATCTGTCCAGCTGAAACTTACATCAACACCACAG AAGATCCCTTTAAGTGCCTCAGCTGCAAGGAGACAGAGTGGTCTGGAGAAGGAAGCACATCCTGTAATCTACGACAGGTGGAGTTCATACCATTCTTCGACAGTGGCGCCATTGTGATCATGTTCTTTACCTGGGTCTTAATGGGTCTAACCCTAAGTATCTCTGTTCTATTTGCCATCAACTATGACACGCCCATTGTCAGATCTGCTGGAGGACCAATGTGCTTCCTGATTTTAGCTTGTCTTGGACTGTGTAGCGTCAGTGTATTCTTTTACTTTGGTAAACCCACATCGGCTTCCTGTATTGTAAGACACTTCCCATTCATTTTGTTCTACACTGTTTGTCTAGCATGTTTCGTCGTACGCTCGTTTCAGATTGTTTGCATTTTCAAAATAGCTGCCAAGTACCCAAAACTCCAAAATTGGTGGTCTAAATACCACGGACAGTGGCTTCTCATCGCTATAGCGTTTGTGACTCAGGCCCTGCTACTCATTATTAGCTTGTCTCTGGATCTTCCAAGACCCTACAATGAAACATCTTGGCAACAAGAACAAATTGTCCTCGGCTGTTACTTGAATCTTCAGGCAACATCGTGTTCTCTCATTTTACTTTTATTATTGTGCTGCCTTTGCTTTGTTTTCTCCTACATGGGGAAAGACCTTCCTAAAAATTACAATGAGGCCAAAGTGATAACATTCTGCCTCCTGCTGCTGATCCTCACCTGGATTTTGTTTTCTACTGTGTACTTGCTCTACTTTGGAAAGTACATCCAAACCATTAATGCTCTGGCAGTGCTATTAAGTCTTTACACTTTCCTTTTGTGGTATTTTCTCCCAAAATGTTATATCATTGTTTTTGAACCCCACAAAAACACACAGCAGTATTTTCAAGGTCTGATTCAGAATTATACCAAAACAATAAGCCAGTAG